One region of Erythrolamprus reginae isolate rEryReg1 chromosome 12, rEryReg1.hap1, whole genome shotgun sequence genomic DNA includes:
- the LOC139174711 gene encoding uncharacterized protein — MGKFLLTCSIVILFILLQTREIVSIRGLIRPRNHRPFSPNRPFNRGNLHVNRPAYSYPPNSRNAPPLPPPPRDSSQNLLIPGNPGNLPPHSIISPNLSNLPRPSSIHKKTGNLPSYSDNFPNAPPPPPPRRDSSQNPGYPPRYPVNPKNPRSFSHQPYNHQNPQLGKYNPKPKRPKVKDMLEAANDIAEAIKDLYTLFTSSEGGNSRSHDGNPADSKPKGDEVKYVEETVRNAPVEDPESYILGSPIAKMFFRFNDSDEERWWNENRHRFATHVYHPNSSQPISRDFFLNVCVNVTIGEYVKPTGNQTEDELEARVVTHVTNEKCMEMYPRLTVLTTAGSYYNNKPERATTLGIKSEFKYGEKVALANSLGRASGHNPPKNAVSDLHFSFENALFLIYPFAISVITLITPFLIF; from the coding sequence ATGGGAAAATTCCTGTTGACCTGCTCAATTGTGATTCTCTTCATTTTGCTCCAGACTAGGGAAATTGTCTCCATTAGAGGACTCATCCGCCCTCGAAATCATAGACCCTTCTCCCCAAATAGACCTTTTAACAGAGGGAATCTTCATGTGAATAGGCCTGCCTACTCATATCCACCCAACTCCCGAAACGCAccacctcttccacctcctccacgGGACAGCTCTCAAAATTTACTCATCCCCGGAAACCCAGGAAATCTTCCACCACATTCGATCATCTCCCCAAACCTATCAAATCTTCCACGACCTTCGTCCATCCACAAAAAAACAGGAAATCTTCCATCATATTCCGACAACTTCCCAAATGcaccacctcctccacctcctcgacGGGACAGCTCTCAAAACCCAGGATATCCTCCACGATATCCAGTTAACCCTAAAAATCCTAGGTCTTTCTCACACCAACCATATAACCACCAAAATCCTCAATTGGGAAAGTATAATCCCAAACCTAAACGGCCCAAGGTGAAGGATATGCTTGAAGCTGCAAATGATATTGCAGAAGCTATTAAAGACCTTTATACTTTGTTTACTTCTTCAGAAGGAGGCAATTCCAGATCTCATGATGGCAACCCAGCGGACTCAAAGCCAAAGGGTGATGAAGTGAAATATGTGGAGGAAACTGTTAGAAATGCTCCAGTGGAAGACCCCGAGAGCTACATCTTAGGCAGCCCCATAGCCAAGATGTTTTTTCGTTTTAATGACAGTGATGAAGAACGTTGGTGGAATGAAAACCGTCACCGTTTTGCCACCCATGTTTACCACCCAAATTCTAGCCAGCCAATTTCAAGAGACTTTTTCCTGAATGTGTGTGTAAATGTCACCATAGGAGAATATGTCAAGCCCACTGGAAACCAAACTGAAGATGAATTGGAAGCAAGAGTGGTGACACACGTGACAAATGAAAAATGCATGGAGATGTATCCCCGCTTGACCGTTCTCACAACTGCAGGCAGCTACTATAATAATAAACCAGAGAGAGCTACTACACTGGGGATTAAAAGTGAGTTCAAATATGGAGAAAAAGTAGCTTTGGCTAATAGTCTTGGAAGAGCCAGTGGACACAATCCCCCAAAGAATGCTGTGTCTGATTTGCATTTCTCTTTTGAGAATGCTTTGTTTCTCATTTATCCTTTTGCCATTTCAGTCATTACCTTAATCACTCCTTTCCTGATCTTCTAA